One genomic segment of Paraburkholderia caffeinilytica includes these proteins:
- a CDS encoding MFS transporter, producing the protein MTSYRPADTLPPPNGTERNMKKIAVASVIGTTVEWYDLFVFATASALVFNKVFFPGFVPLVGTLLAFGTFASAYLARIVGAALFGHFGDRLGRKSMLLVSLVIMGVATFSIGLLPNYASIGIWAPILLLTLRVTQGLALGGEWGGAVLMAVEHAPANKRGLYGSWVQIGVPAGTLIANLAFLVSNAVLSNEALLSWGWRIPFLASALLVGVGLYIRLNTSETPSFRKIKEADAQVKLPIAEVLTRYWKQVLLGGIATMSTGTSFNLIVAFGLTYGTQTLGFSRNAMLSIALIACALCIVLLPAFGKLSDVVGRKPVIIGGIVAEALLAFPLFWLLDTREFPYALLGYLLMMTAFAANYGPIATFLAELFGTEVRYSGLSVSYMLSGLLGSAATPIVTTALLSATGRGSSVAWYMMGSAAVSVLALLLLAETLRRDISSAARANAATASLS; encoded by the coding sequence ATGACGTCCTATCGCCCCGCGGACACGCTACCGCCGCCAAACGGCACCGAACGCAACATGAAAAAGATCGCAGTGGCGAGTGTGATCGGCACGACGGTCGAATGGTATGACCTGTTCGTTTTCGCCACCGCCTCGGCACTCGTCTTCAACAAAGTGTTCTTTCCCGGCTTCGTGCCACTAGTCGGCACCTTGCTGGCGTTCGGCACGTTCGCCTCCGCCTATCTCGCGCGCATTGTCGGCGCCGCCCTGTTCGGCCATTTCGGCGACCGCCTCGGACGCAAGTCGATGCTGCTGGTCTCGCTCGTCATTATGGGCGTGGCGACGTTTTCGATCGGCCTGCTGCCAAACTACGCGTCGATCGGAATCTGGGCGCCCATTCTGCTGCTAACCTTGCGCGTCACTCAGGGACTTGCGCTCGGCGGCGAATGGGGCGGCGCCGTGCTGATGGCGGTGGAACACGCCCCTGCCAACAAGCGTGGACTGTATGGCTCGTGGGTGCAGATCGGTGTGCCCGCCGGTACGCTGATCGCCAATCTGGCGTTTCTGGTCAGTAATGCCGTGCTTTCAAACGAGGCACTGCTCTCCTGGGGCTGGCGCATTCCGTTCCTTGCGAGCGCATTGCTCGTGGGGGTCGGCCTTTATATCCGTCTGAACACATCCGAAACGCCGTCGTTCCGCAAGATCAAGGAAGCCGACGCGCAGGTCAAGCTGCCGATCGCCGAGGTCCTCACCAGATATTGGAAGCAGGTGCTGCTCGGCGGCATCGCGACGATGTCGACGGGCACCTCCTTCAACCTGATCGTCGCTTTCGGGCTAACCTATGGGACGCAAACGCTGGGCTTCTCACGCAACGCGATGCTTTCCATCGCACTGATTGCCTGCGCGCTCTGCATCGTGTTGTTGCCGGCCTTCGGCAAGCTATCCGACGTCGTGGGCCGCAAGCCGGTGATCATCGGCGGCATTGTCGCCGAGGCCCTGCTCGCTTTTCCACTTTTCTGGCTGCTGGATACGCGCGAGTTTCCGTATGCGCTGCTCGGCTATCTGCTGATGATGACCGCCTTTGCCGCGAACTACGGACCGATCGCCACCTTCCTTGCGGAGCTGTTCGGCACCGAGGTTCGCTACTCCGGTCTGTCGGTAAGCTATATGCTGTCGGGGCTGCTCGGCAGTGCCGCTACGCCAATTGTCACCACCGCGTTGTTGTCTGCTACGGGTCGCGGTTCGTCGGTGGCGTGGTACATGATGGGCTCGGCTGCTGTTTCGGTACTCGCGCTCCTGCTGCTCGCGGAGACGCTTCGACGCGATATCTCGTCCGCGGCGCGCGCCAATGCCGCCACGGCGAGCCTTTCGTGA